In Scleropages formosus chromosome 20, fSclFor1.1, whole genome shotgun sequence, a single window of DNA contains:
- the LOC108939998 gene encoding uncharacterized protein LOC108939998, translating to MAVAQQLLVPLTLLLTSCSAWATDGKSRILKIKEGASFTVRCISSEQGLMSMDLLQRLEEETHVLHFYEKTRKVRLAKNYEGRVKEKGEMTKLSITLINATADDSGIYSCVYNKVNAGTQDIEKFPGMEDTLVVVMGGVNTCPPADHTLMTPSLLIASAISGGSVFLLCVAVLLICLVPRVKKFCARKSHRKAPDLIYEDMGRKCYTPG from the exons ATGGCAGTCGCACAGCAGCTCCTCGTACCGTTGACCCTTCTTTTGACGTCCTGTAGCGCGTGGGCCACCGATG GTAAAAGCAGGATTCTGAAAATTAAGGAGGGAGCATCATTCACTGTGCGGTGCATCTCATCAGAGCAAGGCTTAAtgtcaatggatctgctccagAGGTTGGAGGAGGAAACGCACGTTCTTCACTTCTATGAGAAAACTAGGAAAGTGAGATTGGCAAAGAACTACGAAGGCAGGGTGAAGGAGAAGGGAGAAATGACCAAACTCTCCATCACGCTCATTAATGCTACAGCCGATGACTCCGGTATCTACTCGTGTGTATACAACAAGGTCAACGCAGGCACCCAAGATATAGAGAAGTTTCCAGGCATGGAAGACACTCTGGTTGTAGTGATGG GTGGTGTGAATACTTGTCCACCTGCTGACCACACACTAATGACACCCAGCCTTCTGATAGCCAGCGCAATCTCTGGCGGCTCAGTGTTCCTGCTGTGTGTCGCAGTCCTACTCATCTGTCTCGTTCCCAGG GTGAAAAAATTCTGCGCAAGAAAAAGCCACAGGAAGGCACCTGATCTCATCTATGAAGACATGGGAAGGAAGTGCTACACTCCTGGCTGA